Part of the Caulifigura coniformis genome, CGGTCGGCGGGTCGAGCCGCGTGTGTTCTGTCTCTTCGGCCAGAAGACAATTGAACTGTGCAATGATCTCGGCGTCGTCGGGGCCCGCCGGACGAACCTGGAAACCGGTCGAACTGCTCACGAGTGCTGCACCCGGCCCGCACTGGCGAGTTCGCGGATCGGCCGGGCGTCTTCCGGGAGGATCGCGACCGGGCGATCGCTCACGTCGCGCACAAAGTCATGCGGGTCGATTCCGAGGTTGTGATACACCGTGGCCAGCACGTCGCGGTAATGAATCGGGCGTTCCTGGGCGTAAGCGGCCGTCTTGTCCGTCGAGCCGATGACGAGGCCCTCCGGCATGCCGCCTCCCGAAACGAGCACCGATTGAACCGGCGCCCAATGGTCGCGCCCTGCGTTGGTGTTGATCTTCGGACTTCGTCCGAACTCGCCCCACACGACTACGGTGCAGTCCTCGCTCAGGCCCCGGGCGTGCAGGTCTTCGATGAGGGCGGAGATTCCCGTGTCGAACAGCGGCAGGTGCTGCTTCATGTGGCTGAAGTTGTTTCCATGCGTGTCCCAGAACCCGTACGCGACGGTGACGACGCGGACGCCCGACTCCACGAGCCTGCGGGCGATCAGCAGTTGATCGTTCCACATCGGCGCGCCGTCGCCCAGGTGCTTCGAAGAACCTTTGCCGTACCGCTCCCGGATGGCGACGTCTTCGCGTTCCACGTCCATCGCTTCGATGATGCGGGACGACGTCATCACCTCGAACGCGCGGCGATAGCTTTCGTCCGCATCGGAAAATCCGTGCGCGTCCTGTCGGCGGCGCAGTTCGTCCAGCCCCGTCAGCAGTCGCTGGCGTCCTTCGAACTGCGGGCGCTCGATATATCGAAGCTTCATGCTGTTCAGGTCTTCACCGTCCGCGCGAACCTGGTGGTACGCACTTCCCAGGTAGCCCGCGCCGGTGCTGTTGTACGGCCGGTGCTGCATCGTGGGGAACAGGTCGATGAACGGCGGCGTCAGCGAGTCGGTTCCGCCCTGCACCCTGGAGACGATCGACCCGAAGTGCGGGAGTTTCCGCTGGGCCGTCTCGCCCATCGTGAATCCGGTCACACTCTGGAAGCTCGAGTGCTCATCCCGCTGGCCGACGATCGAACGCAGCACCGTGAACTTGTCGGCGCAGGCGGAGAGCCTGGGGAGGTGTTCGCAGAAGGCGGTTCCGGGGACGGCCGTCGCGATCTGGCGGAACTCTCCGCGCATCTCGACGGGGGCCTGCGGCTTGAGGTCGAACGTGTCCTGATGGCCGATTCCGCCCGTCAGGTAGACCATGATGACCGACTTGTGTCGGCGGGCCTTGGCCGCACCGCGCGCCTCGTTGCGAATCAGGTCGGTCAGCCCCAGTCCGCCGACGGCCAGGCTTCCCAAGCGGACGAATGAGCGTCGCGTGATCCCGTCACAGAATCGACGGGAGGAGTTCTTTCCGAACGACATCGGTGCGATATCCTCAACGCGGTGCAGCGGGAAGGGGCCGGCGACTCATCCACGCAGATTGATACGATAGCGAACCGGCCGACCGGCTGGCAGCCTGACTGCGCGAAACCGCTCACGAGCAGGGAGTGCCGCGAAGAATGGGACGGTTCATCAGCTTCTTCCGGTCGTGGGAGCCTCGCGCGTGGGCCGCGCTCGTCCTGCTGACCCTGGGCGTGTGGGGAGCCCTCGCCCTCGCGGAAGCCGTTCGGGAAGGGGAGACGGGGCGCTGGGACCGTTGGCTGCTTCAGCTGGCACGCCAGCCGGGCGATCCGGGCGTGCTGCGCGGGCCGCGCTGGTTGCCGGAAATGGTCCGCGACGTCACCGCCCTGGGGTCGGTGGTCGTCCTGGCCCTGAGCACGGCCGGCGTCGTTGGCTTTCTCTGGCTCCTCGGCAAACGCTGGACTGCTGTTTTTCTCACGATCGCCACGGCAGGCGGAGCGCTCATGGCCTCCGGGCTCAAGATGCTCTTTTCGCGGGCCCGGCCTGAGGTCGTCCCTCACCTCGTGCATGTCTACTCCAGCAGCTTCCCGAGCGGCCATTCGATGATGGCGGCTATCACCTATCTCACCCTGGGTGGAATGGTGATGGCGGTCGTCGAGGGACGACTGCTGAAGATGTACGTGCTGGGGCTGGCCGTCGCCCTATCGATTCTGGTGGGCGTCAGCCGGGTCCTGCTGGGGGTTCATTATCCCAGTGACGTACTGGCGGGGTGGACGATTGGGCTGGCATGGTCCGAAGCGTGCTGGCTCGTCCATGCCTGGCTGACCAACCGCCTGAGGACGCCGGAAAAGCTGCAGGAATCGCCCTCGATCTGAGGGTTTTTCCGCTCTGTGATGAGACTCGCAGAGTCTGTCGGCAGCCACTACGGGTGTCGGGTCAGCGAGTGAATTGATCGCTCAACGACCTATCGGCTCCTGTCGGCCAAGGCCCCCCGACCCTCACGCGATTCGCAGGATTCGCAACGCTTTTGGCGGGAAATCCCTGAGAAAACTCCGGCTGGCGGCGTTTGGTCCGGCGATTGCAAAGCCGTTTCTGAACCGGTCGCGACAGACCGCGGTCCTCGAATCAGGAGATGGGAATAATGATCACTCGCCAGGAACTCGAAGGCAGCTGGAACTCGGTGAAGGGGAAGCTTCAGGAGCGCTGGGGCCAGCTGACCGACAACGACTTGACACAGTTCAAGGGCGATGCGAACCAGCTGATCGGAGCCATCCAGGCAAAGACGGGAGAAACCCGCCGCGCTGTCGAGGACTTCCTTCAATCAGCGATGAAAAACAGCGGCTCGGCTGTTCAACAGGCTGTGAGCACTGCCAAGGATTATGCGGGACAGGCGAAACAGGTGGCCGGCGAACGCTACGAGCAGGCGCTGGAAGGCGTCCAGGTCGGGATGAAGGAAGCGGAAGCCATGGTTCGTCGCAGCCCGATGGAGTCGGTTGCCGTCGCGTTCGGCGCCGGACTGATCGCTGGCGTCGTGGCCGGCCTGGTTCTGAAGTCGTCTCGCGCTTGAGGCGAGCCGCTGGAACTCACCCTTCAGGAGACAGGTCGATGGAACCCATGAATCGCATGCATGAGCATTTTGAAGGCGAGACAGCCGAGGCGCCCATGATGTCTCGCTGCACCGCCGCGGCTGAGTCCGCGATCCAGGAACACCCACTCGCGATGACGCTCGCCCTGTTCGGAGTCGGACTGGGATTGGGTGTGGTGGTCGGAAGCGCTCTCGCGGAGCCGATGGGTGTCCGCAAGCAGCCGACTGCGGAGAACCTGGGTCGCAAGATTCTCGATTCGATTGCGGAGTATCTCCCCGCATCGGTCCAGAAACAGCTGCACACCTGAGCGGGAGTGACCCGTGAGCGAGCAACTCAGCGCAGAAGAACTCCGTCGCCTGATGGATGTGGTCCGCCATCGGATGAGCGGCGAAGCTGCGAATGTCGCCTCAAGCGCGAAGCGCCTGGCCGACTGGCGGTTTTATCTCCATGAGTTCACGGGCCCCGTGCTGGCGGCGGCGGGAGTCGTTGGATTCCTGCTCGTTCCGAAAAAGCAGAAGCCGGTTGCCGATCTCGATCAACTGCAGCGGATCGCGGAGAAGAAAGGGTGGATCGTCGATCCGGCGACCGTCACTCCGAACAGGAAGCCCAGCCTCGTCGAATCGGGAATGAACCTGGCGGGGAACATGCTGCTTCGCGCGGGCATCGCGTTCGCCGGCCAGCAGGTCGGCAAGATCTTTGGACACGAAATGGCGGATCAGACGACCGGGGAGCACCACGCATGATTGCCCGCAATGGCAGCCCGTCATTGTTCACCGCATACGGCCCGCAAACGATGCGCGAGCCGCTCACTGCGGATGAAGTGACGACTTTCGTCGGACGGATCGACGAGTGGATTGAACGTCATCCAGGAACCTGCATCGCTGTCGCCCTTTCCGCCGGAGTGGCACTCGGATGGTTGATCAAGCGCCGGTAAACCGCGGAAATCCCGCGAAGAAATTCGGCCGGAACGTTTCCGGCTATGCCCACGATCTCCTCACGCTGGGCGAGCTTCAGCTGCGGCTGTTCGCCGTTGACCTGCGGGACGGATCGAGCACAGCGGGACTGGGGATCGGAGCGATCATTGCAGGCGTTCTTGCAGCAGTCGGTGCGATTCCCCTGATTTTCGTGACGATGGCCCTTGCCCTCGTCGAGTTCGCGGAATGGTCATGGACGGCCGCGTTCGGCGTCAG contains:
- a CDS encoding DUF1501 domain-containing protein; this encodes MSFGKNSSRRFCDGITRRSFVRLGSLAVGGLGLTDLIRNEARGAAKARRHKSVIMVYLTGGIGHQDTFDLKPQAPVEMRGEFRQIATAVPGTAFCEHLPRLSACADKFTVLRSIVGQRDEHSSFQSVTGFTMGETAQRKLPHFGSIVSRVQGGTDSLTPPFIDLFPTMQHRPYNSTGAGYLGSAYHQVRADGEDLNSMKLRYIERPQFEGRQRLLTGLDELRRRQDAHGFSDADESYRRAFEVMTSSRIIEAMDVEREDVAIRERYGKGSSKHLGDGAPMWNDQLLIARRLVESGVRVVTVAYGFWDTHGNNFSHMKQHLPLFDTGISALIEDLHARGLSEDCTVVVWGEFGRSPKINTNAGRDHWAPVQSVLVSGGGMPEGLVIGSTDKTAAYAQERPIHYRDVLATVYHNLGIDPHDFVRDVSDRPVAILPEDARPIRELASAGRVQHS
- a CDS encoding phosphatase PAP2 family protein, yielding MGRFISFFRSWEPRAWAALVLLTLGVWGALALAEAVREGETGRWDRWLLQLARQPGDPGVLRGPRWLPEMVRDVTALGSVVVLALSTAGVVGFLWLLGKRWTAVFLTIATAGGALMASGLKMLFSRARPEVVPHLVHVYSSSFPSGHSMMAAITYLTLGGMVMAVVEGRLLKMYVLGLAVALSILVGVSRVLLGVHYPSDVLAGWTIGLAWSEACWLVHAWLTNRLRTPEKLQESPSI
- a CDS encoding CsbD family protein: MITRQELEGSWNSVKGKLQERWGQLTDNDLTQFKGDANQLIGAIQAKTGETRRAVEDFLQSAMKNSGSAVQQAVSTAKDYAGQAKQVAGERYEQALEGVQVGMKEAEAMVRRSPMESVAVAFGAGLIAGVVAGLVLKSSRA
- a CDS encoding phage holin family protein, which encodes MVDQAPVNRGNPAKKFGRNVSGYAHDLLTLGELQLRLFAVDLRDGSSTAGLGIGAIIAGVLAAVGAIPLIFVTMALALVEFAEWSWTAAFGVSALVGLVFGAGAAWFGWKRLLSAGKTFGRSKAEAVETMRWIKESLRPTEPDPVPGPASRF